Genomic window (Propionibacteriaceae bacterium ZF39):
ACCTGCTGGAGGGCCGCGGTCGCGGCCTCCCACTCGTCGTCGGAGCCGATGAACTTGTCCTTCTTCTTGTCATCGCGCGTCGACAGCTCCAGATAGAAATCGTCGAGCCCGAAGTCCTTCAACAGGGACAGCACGAAGTTCAGCAGGTGCTTGATCTCGGCCGGGGCCTGCTCGGGCGTGACATAGGAGTGCGAGTCGTCCTGGGTGATCGAGCGGACGCGCGTGAGGCCCTGGAGCACGCCGGACTTCTCGTTGCGATAGACGGTGCCGAACTCGAAGAACCGCAGCGGCAGCTCTCGATAGGACCGACCGCGGGAGCGGAAGATCTCGTTGTGCATCGGGCAGTTCATGGCCTTCAGGCGATAGAGCTGGCCGTCGTCGTCGATCGCCGGGAACATGCCGTCGGCGTAATAGGGCAGGTGACCCGAGGTGTAGTAGAGGTCTTCCTTCGCGATGTGGGGCGTACCCACATAGAGGAATCCCTCCTCGATATGGCGCCGGCGGACGTAGTCCTCCATCTCGCGCTTGATCACGCCACCCTTCGGGTGGAAGACCGGCAGACCGGGGCCGATGTTCTCGGGGAACGAATAGAGATCGAGCTCCGCGCCCAGCTTCCGGTGATCGCGCTTGGCGGCCTCCTCGAGCCGAGTCTTGTACGCCTGCAGGTCCTCCTTCGAGGCCCACGCCGTCCCATAGAGCCGCTGCAGCTGGGGGTTGGCCTGGTCGCCGCGCCAGTACGCCGCAGAGGTGCGGGTCAGGGCAAACGCGGCCTGGTTGATGTAGCCGGTGTGCGGCACATGCGGACCGCGGCAGAGGTCACCCCACGCGACGGAGTCGTCGCGGCGGACGTTGTCATAGATCGTGAGCTCGCCGGCGCCGACCTCGACGGACGCACCCTCGGTGTCATCGGCATTGCCCTTGAGCTGGACGAGTTCGAGCTTGAACGGCTCGGACTCCAGCTCGACCACCGCGGCCTCATCGGTCACGACGCGGCGCACGAAGCGCTGGCGCTCCTTGATGATGCCGACCATCTTCTTCTCGATGGTCTTCAGGTGATCGGGCGTGAGCGCCTCGGCGAGGAGGAAGTCGTAGTAGAACCCGTCCGTGATGGGCGGGCCGATGCCGAGCTTGGCCTCGGCGTGCAGGTTCTGCACCGCCTGGGCGGCCACGTGCGCGCACGAGTGACGCAGGATCGACAGGCCCTCGTCGGAGGTGACGAGCACGGGTGCGACCTGATCGCCGTCGCCGACGGTGTGGGCCAGGTCCTTGGTGTCCCCGTTGACCTTCATCGCCACGATCGAGCGGTCGTCGCCGAAGAGGTCGAGCCCGGTCGTGGTCGTGCCCACCTCGCGCGCCTCGGTCGAATCCGAATCGGGACGGACAAGGGTGATGCTGATGGACACGGGCTTTCCTTTCGTGGACGACCCGCTGACAGACCTGGCCAGGGGGCGGCACCCATTGTGCCCGATGTCGTTCGGGCCGCAGAACGCGTTCTGACGGACGCCGATGGCCGGAAAAAGAAATGTCGACTTTCTCATCGAACCGACCGGCGTTGCCTCTTGCATCACTTGAGTAACAGGAGTTCAGTTTCTTCTCAGCTGCAACACCGCACACAGAGACAGGCCGGATGACATGACGACTTGGTTTCGCAGGCCGCTGGTTGCCTTTCTGGGCACACTCCTGATCGCCCTCGGGCTGGTCACGGGCGCTCCCTCCCAGGCGCGGGCCGCCACGATCACCGGGATCACCTTCAACAACGTGAGCCGGTCGGCCGCGCTGAACACGAATCCGGCCTCCTCCGCGGAAGTGGACGACCTGAGCGTGCGGGACGGGGGACGTCTCTATCTGCCGGCCTCCGCGGACCCGACGGCACTCTCGGGCTGGATCACCTCCGATGACGGCACCCGGGAGGCGTTCGGGGTGGGCGACTATGCCCTGACCTCGACCGGGGATCACGAGTGGTCTTTGACCCTCGTGAGCAACCCGACGGTCGGCGTCACGGTTTATCAGTCGGGATCCGTGCCGGCGATGTATGTCCGCACCAACGGCGGCCTGGCCGCGATCGAGGCCGACAAGAGCCACGAGGACGAGGGCGGCTCCATGGCGCTCGTCGGAGCCGATACCAATCCGGTCTACAACGGCCTTCTCGGAGAGATGAAGGGGCGCGGCAACACGACGTGGGGCTATCCGAAGAAGCCCTATCAGGTCAAGCTCGACAAGAGCACCGAACTGGTTGCCGACGCCGGTGCCCACAAGACCTGGATCCTGCTGGCCAACTACCTCGATACCTCGCTCATCCGCAACCAGGTCGCCTACAACCTGGAGGGATCCGCACTGCGTCGCGCCGGGCTCACCGATCACTCGATCAAGGGCCGCATGATCGACCTCTGGATCGACGGCGATTTCCGCGGGTCCTACTACCTCGCCGAGAAGGTCCAGGTCGGCGCGACCCGCGTGAACATCACCGACCTGGAGAAGGCGAACGAGGCGGCCAACCCGGGGACGGACCTGGGTTCCACCCCGACCGTCCGGGCCGAAACCACCGATCCACGCTTCGCCGGACTCCGCGAGGCGCAATACGCCGAGTTCTCGAACTCCCCGACCGGCTATCAGAACAGTGGCTACCTCTTCGAGATGGACTTCGCCAGTGGCTCCCGGGCCGAACGGTCCTACTTCATCACGCGGCAGGGAACGCCCTTCACGGTGAAAGCCCCGGAGGACGCGAATCGCGATGAGCTGGCGTACGCCTCGGGCTTCATGCAGGGCCTCGAGGATGCGATCTTCTCCCCCACCGGGCGCAATGCCGCCGGCCGGCACTACACCGACTATCTGGACCTGCAGTCCTTCGCCACCTATTACGCAGTCCAGGAGGCGGTCGCCAACGAGGACGCGTTCAAGTCCAGCGCGTACTTCTATCTCGACCGCGGCGGCAAGCTCGTGGCCGGCCCGCTCTGGGACTGCGACCGGTGTCTCGGCAGCCTCACGGGCCACGCCGCGCCGGAGTCCGTGCATGTCGGCAAGTGGTCGCGCCTGAAGCCGCTGTGGATCAAGCAGCTGCTGTCGCACACCGACTTCCGGGCCGCGGTCCGCACCGCCTGGACGGGCTCGGTGAAGCCCGAATTGGATCAGCTGCTGGCAGCCGACGGCCGTCTTTCGGAGTACGCCGCAGAGGTTGCGTACTCAGCGAAACTCAACAAGCTGCGCTGGTCGGCGCATCCGGCGTCGATCGCTTCGCCGACGCCGGCCGGAGATATCACGTGGCTGCGCAGCTACACCACGTCACGCCGGGATGCTCTGGGACGGGTGTTCGGTGCCGCCTACACCGACAACGTCCGCATCCCCGACGGCATCTATGTCATCCGCAACGGTCGACTGCAGGTCGACGTCTCGCGGATGTCGACCGAGACCGGCGCGAACATCCAACTCTGGGATCCGAACACCACGGATGCGCAACGGTTCCGCGTCACGCGCGGGGCGGATTTGTTCTACACGATCACCAACGTGCATTCGGGGAAGCTGCTGGACGTCCGCTATGCCGCCGCGGCCAATGGGACGAATGTGTGGCAATACCCACTCACCGGAACCAAGGCCCAGAAGTGGACCATCGGCACCTATGACGGGGTCAACTACACGATCGCCTCGGCCCTGGGCATCTTCGACATCGGCGACACCGGGGGACGGGAGGACGGTCACGTGCTCGATGCTGCCGCCGCCGGGCAGACCGCCGGCACCAACATCCAGATCTGGGCCGACAACGGCACTTCGGCCCAGCAGTTCCGCTTCGCCGCGGTCGACACCACGCCTCCGCCGCCGCCACCGGCGCCCGAGATCGTGGAAGGCGTGCCCTATGCCCTGGCGTCCGGACTCAATCGTGCCAAGGTGCTGGACGTGCGCTACGCGAGCCCGGCCCGCGGGACCAACGTCCAACTCTGGGATTTCAACGGCAGCAGCGCCCAGCGGTTCACGTTCCACGCACTCGGCGACGGGAGCTATCAGATCCTGACCGGACCGGGTGGCGCGGTCGACGTGGCGTATGCCGGGACGGCGCGCGGAACCAATGTCTGGCAGTGGGACGCCACCGGCTCCATCGCCCAGCAATGGGTTCTCCGTCCCACCGGGGACGGCGATGGCAGCTTCTACGTCGTGTCGCGCGCCAACGGCCTGTATCTCGATGTGGCCTATGCGGGAACGGCGAACGGAACCAACGTGTGGACCTGGTCCCACACCGGCACCGGGGCCCAGAAGTTCTATCTGAACCGCCTGTGAGCGGGATCCGCGACGTTCCCGCGGGAACGTCGCGCGAAGACCAAGGGCCCCGATCCAACAGGATCGGGGCCCCAACAGCCACCGTGGGCGGTACTGGACTCGAACCAGCGACCTCTTCGGTGTGAACGAAACGCGCTACCAACTGCGCCAACCGCCCAAGCCGTGCGAGGAAGAACTATAGACCACGCTCCCCCGGATCCCGAAATCCGCAGATCCGCTCGGCCGGCGCCGATGGCAGAGTGATCAGCGTCGAGGCCCGGGAACCGTCGGCCGGGAAC
Coding sequences:
- the thrS gene encoding threonine--tRNA ligase yields the protein MSISITLVRPDSDSTEAREVGTTTTGLDLFGDDRSIVAMKVNGDTKDLAHTVGDGDQVAPVLVTSDEGLSILRHSCAHVAAQAVQNLHAEAKLGIGPPITDGFYYDFLLAEALTPDHLKTIEKKMVGIIKERQRFVRRVVTDEAAVVELESEPFKLELVQLKGNADDTEGASVEVGAGELTIYDNVRRDDSVAWGDLCRGPHVPHTGYINQAAFALTRTSAAYWRGDQANPQLQRLYGTAWASKEDLQAYKTRLEEAAKRDHRKLGAELDLYSFPENIGPGLPVFHPKGGVIKREMEDYVRRRHIEEGFLYVGTPHIAKEDLYYTSGHLPYYADGMFPAIDDDGQLYRLKAMNCPMHNEIFRSRGRSYRELPLRFFEFGTVYRNEKSGVLQGLTRVRSITQDDSHSYVTPEQAPAEIKHLLNFVLSLLKDFGLDDFYLELSTRDDKKKDKFIGSDDEWEAATAALQQVADETGLDVVPDPGGAAYYGPKISVQARDAIGRTWQMSTIQYDFNMAKRFELEYTAADGSRQCPVMIHSAKFGSIERFIGVLVEHYAGAFPVWLSPVQVTAIPVAAEFNDYLQEITQQLRAAGVRVELDDSDDRFPKKIRNATKQKVPFVLIAGGEDRDASAVSFRYRDGTQKNGVPIADAIAEITQAIADKAQV
- a CDS encoding RICIN domain-containing protein, translating into MTTWFRRPLVAFLGTLLIALGLVTGAPSQARAATITGITFNNVSRSAALNTNPASSAEVDDLSVRDGGRLYLPASADPTALSGWITSDDGTREAFGVGDYALTSTGDHEWSLTLVSNPTVGVTVYQSGSVPAMYVRTNGGLAAIEADKSHEDEGGSMALVGADTNPVYNGLLGEMKGRGNTTWGYPKKPYQVKLDKSTELVADAGAHKTWILLANYLDTSLIRNQVAYNLEGSALRRAGLTDHSIKGRMIDLWIDGDFRGSYYLAEKVQVGATRVNITDLEKANEAANPGTDLGSTPTVRAETTDPRFAGLREAQYAEFSNSPTGYQNSGYLFEMDFASGSRAERSYFITRQGTPFTVKAPEDANRDELAYASGFMQGLEDAIFSPTGRNAAGRHYTDYLDLQSFATYYAVQEAVANEDAFKSSAYFYLDRGGKLVAGPLWDCDRCLGSLTGHAAPESVHVGKWSRLKPLWIKQLLSHTDFRAAVRTAWTGSVKPELDQLLAADGRLSEYAAEVAYSAKLNKLRWSAHPASIASPTPAGDITWLRSYTTSRRDALGRVFGAAYTDNVRIPDGIYVIRNGRLQVDVSRMSTETGANIQLWDPNTTDAQRFRVTRGADLFYTITNVHSGKLLDVRYAAAANGTNVWQYPLTGTKAQKWTIGTYDGVNYTIASALGIFDIGDTGGREDGHVLDAAAAGQTAGTNIQIWADNGTSAQQFRFAAVDTTPPPPPPAPEIVEGVPYALASGLNRAKVLDVRYASPARGTNVQLWDFNGSSAQRFTFHALGDGSYQILTGPGGAVDVAYAGTARGTNVWQWDATGSIAQQWVLRPTGDGDGSFYVVSRANGLYLDVAYAGTANGTNVWTWSHTGTGAQKFYLNRL